A genomic segment from Streptomyces antibioticus encodes:
- a CDS encoding alpha/beta fold hydrolase yields the protein MDGAVYHFGQYELDTDRRRLSHAGQQVRVEPQAVDLLCHLVRHRDRVVPGSELIGLMGQGRTVSEAALATCLRTARQAIGDTGTRQEFIRTVRRRGYQFVGHATVAPVVPPTAPVAASSTASAEADHEVIRFCRSADGTRIAYATAGEGPPLVKTANWMTHLDLDRTTPMWAHWFDGLTRGRRLVRYDERGCGLSEWVPARFTLDDLVDDLDSVVGSVGLARFPLLGVSQGGAVAVAYAARHPERVSRLVLTAAYARGQMVRADSAAERDAAEVDLNIARAGWRSQDSSFLRYFASQFLADSTPAEWDAFAAYQRQTTSPANGLRFIEEFARIDVSAIAHRVTCPTLIIHARDDARVPVSQALELAALIPDSRLVLLESRNHLFTAAEPAWPAFLSHLDTFLSE from the coding sequence GCCATCTCGTCCGGCACCGCGACCGCGTCGTGCCCGGCTCGGAGCTCATCGGCCTGATGGGGCAGGGCCGCACGGTCAGCGAGGCCGCGCTCGCCACCTGCTTGCGCACCGCTCGCCAGGCGATCGGTGACACCGGCACGCGGCAGGAGTTCATCCGCACGGTGCGACGGCGCGGCTACCAGTTCGTCGGCCATGCCACGGTCGCCCCCGTCGTTCCGCCGACCGCGCCTGTCGCGGCGTCGAGCACGGCGAGTGCGGAGGCGGACCACGAGGTCATCCGGTTCTGCCGGTCCGCCGACGGCACCCGCATCGCCTACGCCACCGCCGGTGAGGGTCCGCCCCTGGTGAAGACCGCCAACTGGATGACCCACCTCGACCTCGACCGGACCACCCCGATGTGGGCCCACTGGTTCGACGGGCTCACCCGCGGCCGCCGGCTCGTCCGCTACGACGAGAGAGGCTGCGGCCTCTCCGAATGGGTGCCGGCCCGCTTCACCCTCGACGACCTGGTCGACGACCTCGACTCCGTGGTCGGCTCCGTCGGCCTCGCCCGCTTCCCGCTCCTCGGGGTGTCACAGGGCGGCGCGGTGGCGGTCGCCTATGCCGCGCGCCACCCCGAGCGGGTCAGCCGGCTGGTGCTCACCGCGGCCTACGCCCGGGGACAGATGGTCCGGGCCGACAGCGCTGCCGAACGCGACGCCGCGGAGGTGGACCTGAACATCGCCCGCGCCGGATGGCGTTCCCAGGACAGCAGTTTCCTGCGCTACTTCGCCTCGCAGTTCCTCGCCGACTCCACGCCTGCGGAATGGGACGCGTTCGCCGCCTATCAACGGCAGACGACCTCGCCCGCCAACGGGCTGCGCTTCATCGAGGAGTTCGCGCGCATCGACGTCTCCGCCATCGCCCACCGGGTGACCTGCCCCACGCTGATCATCCACGCCCGCGACGACGCGCGCGTCCCGGTCTCCCAGGCCCTGGAACTTGCCGCTCTGATCCCCGACAGCCGGCTGGTCCTTCTCGAGAGCCGGAACCACCTCTTCACCGCCGCCGAACCCGCCTGGCCCGCTTTCCTCTCCCACCTCGACACCTTCCTCTCCGAGTAG